The Spea bombifrons isolate aSpeBom1 chromosome 4, aSpeBom1.2.pri, whole genome shotgun sequence genome segment CTGAgacagagagtgagagagtttgagagagcgtgagtaagagtgagtgaaaaAACCTACGAAATGCAAATGGAAATTCAGAGCTCCCTGCTTCTTTTTCTTGTTTCGTTGGGGATCATTCCTCATTTTTGGAGATTAGTATGAATTGATAAAATTGGCAAGTTTCATTAAAActaaaatttgtacaaatccgaatgtACAGGTCCACTGTGCGGTAGCTGATAACTTGTGCTTAAATGCTTTCTGGCTATTGGGGCAAATCCAACAATGTATGCTTGGGTGGGTTCTACAAAATTCCCAATGAAGGTATATTCCACTCCCTGTGTATGGTTTATCTTGGTTTTTCAAGCTAGTGTCATGGAGTAGGCAAAAGTCCACCCTAACAAAAGACAAAGCCATGTTTGGactatcttattattatttaaactatattaaaaaaaaatgggcccgacgtctctctccctctctttaaaaaaaatgctttatttctaAATTACTTCTGTTGATGTCTACTATAAGCCGACAATttaatttttgtacattttcttaGACTATTTTATTCTCTTTTGACTCCCTGTTATGATATTCATGAAACTCTCTAGAGATTGCTTATTATCGTGCACTTCGTAATACTGTTGAGCTCTCTATAGCATACATACATCTTTTTAGTTAATTATCAAGGATTTATAAGACACCTTTACCACAGTTTTTCAAGCACATCGTGAGCAGGCAAACCAGAGGTGTGTGTCTCCAATTTATTCTTCGttcttcttgttttctttcAGATAAGGACAAACAACTCTTCTCAACCACATCTTATTTCATTGATATTCGTAGAATTGGGATGGCAAGTTTTGCAAGGAACCTCCTATTCCTAAATCAGGGCCATAAATATTTGGACAGTGACACAATCATTGATGAGATTGAAGTACAGATTTACAGCTTTCATTTGATGGTATGTACATCTCAATTTGGTTAAAGGTTTAGGAGTAATAGCAATTTTCATACATAGTCCCCTCATTTGTAGGAACTCAAAAGTAATTGGACATAATCATCCCCAAAATGATCATTTGTAATACTTGGTTTAGGATCCTTTGCAGTGAGTGACTGCCTGAAGTCTGGAACACATGGACATCACCTAATTCTGGGTTCCCACCTTATGGTGCTAATACTGGGCCTTTAATGCAGCCATCCTAGGTTGCTACTTGTTTGTGGGTCCTTCTGCCTTTAGTTTTGTCTTCAGTAAGTGAAAAGCATGTTCAACTGAGTTGAGATCAAGTGACTGACTCGGCCATTGAAAAATATTGAATTTCTTTGCCTTGAAAAGCACTTTGGTTGCCTTCAGAGTCCATTGTCCATTTGTACTTTTGTCAGCAGTCATTTCATTAATAAACACAAGTGGCACAGTTCCATTTGGAACCATCCATGTCCACGTCATAATACCGCCTCCACCATGTTTCACAGATGATGTGGTAAGCTTCAGATCACAAGCAGTTCTTTATATTCTCCATACTCTTCTCCTCCCATTATTCTGGTATAGGTTCATTTTAGGTTCCTCTGTCCCAAGAATATAATTCCAGTACTGGTAAGGCATTTTAGGCCTTTCTAAACTGTCCTTCCTATTCTTGAAGCTTACCGGTGGTTTGTACCTTGTAGTAAACCCTTTGTATTTGCTTTTGTGACGTCTTCTCTTGATAGTAGACTTTGACAATAAGATGCCTGCCTCCCGGAGAGTGTTCTTGATATGGCTAGATGTTGGGATTTTTCTTCACTAAGGAAAAATAATAGTTGTCTTCTGTGGTTGTCGAGACTTTTTGGTATGATGAGCTCTCCGGTGCCTTTATTCTTTCTCAGAAGCCTTGATGTAGCCATTCTTAATGTTTCTGCTATCTCTCTGATGGCTTTGTCTTGTAGTTCAGTCTAATGATGGCCTGCTTTACTTCCATTGAAAACCCTTTGGACCTCATATTGAGAGTTTACAGCCACAGAAAATGGGGGGCTATGCATGAAAATCACTATAATTCCTAAACCATTTACTCAATTCGGATGTGAATACCCTCAAATTAAAGCGGAACGCCTGCAATTTAATCATACCTTGATTGCTTCATTTCACATTCATTGTGGTCGTGTACACACCCAGAAGTATAAAAACATTGTCACTGTCCAAATATTTATGGACCAAACTGTATGTGTGTCATGTGAATTACCTATGTTTAAGGAGTAACAAGGTATTTTGCATGAAGAAGAGTTTGACCAGAAAGAGAATTTGTTGATGGCAGTGAGTTATGTTTTAGGGTCATGGGGGGAACGGGTTTGAGGTTAAGGTGTATTTGCTCTGACCCTGTGGGGAAACCTGTGAGTGAGCCCTcaggcattttttttccctattaaccctttcacgccCATGTCCCTTTAACATCATGGTAGGAGCCGGCAGGTGGGTGATGGTTCCTTCAGGATGGGACTTCCATGACATATTGATGTGATTTACAACTTTGCAGACAGGAAGCAAACTAAAGACCACATACAATGATTTATTTGGTCACCTCATTGAAAGTAAAATTAATGCTGTTTTTAAGAAGGAATATTATAAACATGTATACGTACAGCTCTTTGTCTGCAAACTTGAACCTGCAGTTGTATCATTTCTCGTCCttctgtccttttttttatcatgtaacTCTCTCGTTTCTCCTCCAAGCTCATGGCAGGATAGGTAAAATGTAGCCCATTGGTGCTAACCCATGCTAAATAATCTGGTAACATATCATCTTAGATGATATTTGGGTGGTAGAACACTCAAGGGTTTAGTCACTAAAGCAGGTATTGATTGGAGAGTCTGCAGGAGAATTGTTGTTTCATCTCAAGAATATCACTAGGCATGGAAAGGTCAACCCCTTAATTTGTGCATTGTGTAGGGCCAATTCAGTCTTTCATGCTGGAGAAATTTGACACAGTTGGTCCTCCATAATGCAGAGCTTGGAGAGAGTTGAAACCACAGTTTTCCTAGAAAGCAACCAACCAACGTAGGTTCACTACCTAGTAAGGTCCAGCACACATTTGTGGTAAAGAACTtgtcatggggtaaattgtgcTTACACCTATTGTTACTCTAGACAGCCTAGTGGCTATATGAGGAATATTCTAAATGTTCAAATTGGTGTTCTTTGTTAATCCTTCTGCTGCATTAGACACAATCTTTTTCAAATTCACAATCCCTTTTTTCATGACACTCTTctctccagttttttttttcttacctctGTAAACCCCTAGAAACTGAaactcctcttcctctcttgTTACACCCCAAAGTCTTAGTTTTAGGGCACCTTCTGTTCTAACGTTACACTGCCTCCCTTCAAAAACTATTCTGACGATTGGCTTTCTGTACCACCTGTCTCCCATAAAATCATCACATTGACCTTGCTTTTCCTGATCGGAAATGCCTCTTGGGGCTCAGTTCAAACCCTCAAACCAGATATATAAGATTCAAagtaattaaatgtgttttgaaaATGATTCTTTTCTCTCTAGGCAATGAATGAGAACAATCAGACTAAGGTTACACAGATCTTTCTTGCTGGATTTCAAAGCTTCCAGAaccttaatatatttctttttgttttgatcCTTACCATTTACTGTGTTACAATATGTGGGAACGTCATCATCATTCTCTTGGTGTCATACTGTGAAAACCTCCATTCGCCCATGTACTTTTTCCTGAGGCATCTCTCCATCTCCGACATCATGTTGACCACAAACATTGTCCCAAGCATGCTTCATGTCATACTGAACAATGGAGCCACAATGTCCCTCGCTGGCTGCATCACTCAGTTCTATTTCTTCGGCGTTTCCGAATGCTTAGAATGTCTCCTCTTGACGGTTATGTCTTACGACAGATATTTAGCAATCTGTAACCCATTGCGGTATACCATATTGATGAGCCATGTAACGTGTCTGAAATTAGTTAGCACGTCTTGGTTAGTGAGCTGTATTACTATACTGATTGACACAATACCGACATCTCAACTAGATTTTTGTGGATCAAATGTCATTGACCATTTTTTCTGTGACCTTGCCCCCCTACTTGACATATCTTGTTCAGACACTTCCGAAGTTCAGCTCATAGTCATGTCGCTGTGTATTCCTATTTTAATACCACCATGCATTGGTATTTTTGTGTCATACCTTTATATTTTCTTCACTATTCTAAGAATTCCGTCTATTACTGGAAGACAGAAAGCGTTCTCCACCTGCAGTTCCCATCTTTCCGTGGTGTTTATATTCTTTATAACACTGATGTGCATTTATATGCTTCCTACGAAAGGACAGTCTTTGAACATTGGCAAGGCTGTATCTCTCCTATACACGGTAGTGACCCCATTACTTAATCCGATCATATATTCCCTGCGAAATAAAGACATTAGACAAGGCTTTGAGAAAATCCTAAATTCTAAAAGTATCCAGCACTAATTAAGATGCCCCATATGAATGCATATGTGGTTTTAAAATctgttcaaaatatatattctctAATGATATGTGAACTTTgaaataaggggaaaaaattacGTGCAGTAGaattatttcataaatattgctttataaaatattagtaccataatatgcaaaatattgTATCACTTTCTTTTCTATTAATAAAAAGAACGCAAATAAAACCCTCACTATAGATTTAGTAGTGCTGAATTGTTACCTTAATACATGTATCATGAATCAGCATATTCTTTACTCCTCATTTATGTCTGCTGAACAAAGTTCACATCTTTTTACTCTTTGTCAATGACTGTCACGAAccgggtaagcaggtcgggtaggagcccagtcgcaggggatacttggggttctgtctgtaccccacaatgcatAATAACTGTGGGATGATACAGACAGGCGCAAAGAaatacaccacaggcagaatgCTAGCATATAGTCTGTATTGAGGAAACTGGCAGGACAAATAAgtacaggtaataagtctcttggcaggaagcccactggcggggcacaaggcaggaagcccactggtggggcgcacggcaggaagccctctggaggggcacacggcaggaacaatacagggtcaggtacagggccagagcaaagcggtccatacacattaatgcaaaGCCCCTGACTGAAGGCCCAGCTGCTAGTGATACTGAGGTCTGGGACTCCAGAGAGAGAaaggtggccactagtggttgtagAACAACCTGAGCATAGCAAAGTTTTGAATACTCCCGGCTGAGGAGGGTGGAACCTGACAATGACCTGCGTTATATTCTAATCTACCTGAATTGGCACAGTCTCTGTAGTCACCTTCTTTTGCTTGGCACATGCTTTTCACTGATTTATAATGTCACATACCGGTAGACAGTAAGTGAAAGTGGACAGCTGGGGCACTCCTCAGGGTAAGGCCTAATGCAGTGCCTATTTAAGAGGAACACTCAGTTCCCTCATGGTTGGCACCTGATGGTAGCCTGTTTTCTACTTGATCATAGACCCAAATATGCCCCTGCTctctgaaatagaaaaaaatacataatgcataaatacatcatgaaaaagaaagtacatacTCTTTTACATATCAGTGCATAATAACAAccatctgtttcttagcaggtctaaaaaaataggtaaatacagcctcagataaacaacaacacataacatattacacagcgtcatgatttattcaacaaaaataaagccaaaatggagaagctatgTGTAAAAAACTACTACTTCATAGAAactaagatgctaagtagcagacaggtgctgctaatcaaatgcccttgattaattgatcatcagcaagtgtcttagagaagcaattattGCTGCCCAGCAATCTgtgaagggttataaggccttttccaaacaatttaaagtccataaTTCTACAgggagaaagattattcaaatgtGGAAAATATTCAAGTtaccaatcttcccaggagtgaacatcccagcaaattcatcCCAAGGTCACACCATGCAATggtcagagaaattgcaaaaaaaaagaaaaagtgttacatctcagactctacaggcttcagttagcatgttaaatgttaacgttcatgacagtacaactagaaaaagactgaacaggtaTGGTTTGTTTGAAAGGGTGTCCAGGAGTAAgactcttctctctaaaaaaaaaacatggcagcgcggcttaggtttgcaaagtcgCTGCTGAATAAACCTCAAGACCTCTGGAACAAGGCCCTTTTAACATACCAGACCAACGTAGAGATgcttggccataatgcacagtgccacGTTTgttgaaaaccaaacacagcatatcagcacaaacacctcataccaactgtcaagcacggtggcAGAgcggtgatgatttgggcttgttttgcagataCAGGACCAgagaaccttgcagtcattgagccgaccatgaactcctctgttcACTTAAGTATTCtaaagtcaaatgtgaggccatctgtccgatACCTAAAGCTTGGATGAAGTTCGGTCATGCAACGGGACAATGATTTCAAGAACACCAACAAATCTGCAACAAAATGgctcaaaaagaaaagaatcaaggtgctGCAATGGCCTAGTGAAAGTGCAGATCtcaacccaattgaaatgctgttGCGGGGCTTTGAGAGAGCTGTGcgtaaacaaatgcctgcaaacctcaatgaactgaagcaatgttgtaatgaagagtgggccaaaattcctccacaacaatgtgagaAACTGATAAACTCATAGAGAACACAATTACTTCAATTTTTTGAAGCTAAAGGTGTTTCTACAAGTTATTGAACCATAAGGTGTACTTTAcatacatggcttctccattttggcttttattttgttaaataaattgtgacactgtgtaatatgtcacgtgttgttgttcatctgaggctGTATTTACCTGCTTTTAGACCTGCGAAGGAGTAGATGAATGTTATTTTGTCCCAATATTCAAAACCATAGAATCTAATTCAAACTCTGCTCTAAAAAATTATGAAGCATCTGAGTTGGAAAGCACTGGATTTATTCTAGAGAACATATCTTCAGTTGATTTAATTGAGTTTTTGTTAAAAGCTACTAGATTTGTTTTTCACCACACCATCATTGGAGAAGTGAGATAGCTACCTCAATTATTTGCTTATGGGAAATAGCTCACAGCACATGGTGGTGGTAAACCTTATAGTTGGTTTTTAGCTTTGTATCAATTaaagtttttattaataaaaagaagGCAAATAAAACCCTCACTATAGATTTAGTAGTGCTGAATTGTTACCTTAATACATGTATCATGAATCAGCATATTCTTTACTCCTCATTTATGTCTGCTGAACAAAGTTCACATCTTTTTACTCTTTGTCAATGACTGTCACGAAccgggtaagcaggtcgggtaggagcccagtcgcaggggatacttggggttctgtctgtaccccacaatgcatAATAACTGTGGGATGATACAGACAGGCGCAAAGAaatacaccacaggcagaatgCTAGCATATAGTCTGTATTGAGGAAACTGGCAGGACAAATAAgtacaggtaataagtctcttggcaggaagcccactggcggggcacaaggcaggaagcccactggtggggcacacggcaggaacaatacagggtcaggtacagggccagagcaaagcggtccatacacattaatgcaaaGCCCCTGACTGAAGGCCCAGCTGCTAGTGATACTGAGGTCTGGGACTCCAGAGAGAGAaaggtggccactagtggttgtagAACAACCTGAGCATAGCAAAGTTTTGAATACTCCCGGCTGAGGAGGGTGGAACCTGACAATGACCTGCGTTATATTCTAATCTACCTGAATTGGCACAGTCTCTGTAGTCACCTTCTTTTGCTTGGCACATGCTTTTCACTGATTTATAATGTCACATACCGGTAGACAGTAAGTGAAAGTGGACAGCTGGGGCACTCCTCAGGGTAAGGCCTAATGCAGTGCCTATTTAAGAGGAACACTCAGTTCCCTCATGGTTGGCACCTGATGGTAGCCTGTTTTCTACTTGATCATAGACCCAAATATGCCCCTGCTctctgaaatagaaaaaaatacataatgcataaatacatcatgaaaaagaaagtacatacTCTTTTACATATCAGTGCATAATAACAAccatctgtttcttagcaggtctaaaaaaataggtaaatacagcctcagataaacaacaacacataacatattacacagcgtcatgatttattcaacaaaaataaagccaaaatggagaagctatgTGTAAAAAACTACTACTTCATAGAAactaagatgctaagtagcagacaggtgctgctaatcaaatgcccttgattaattgatcatcagcaagtgtcttagagaagcaattattGCTGCCCAGCAATCTgtgaagggttataaggccttttccaaacaatttaaagtccataaTTCTACAgggagaaagattattcaaatgtGGAAAATATTCAAGTtaccaatcttcccaggagtgaacatcccagcaaattcatcCCAAGGTCAGACCACGCAATggtcagagaaattgcaaaaaaaaagaaaaagtgttacatctcagactctacaggcttcagttagcatgttaaatgttaacgttcatgacagtacaactagaaaaagactgaacaggtaTGGTTTGTTTGAAAGGGTGTCCAGGAGTAAgactcttctctctaaaaaaaaaacatggcagcgcggcttaggtttgcaaagtcgCTGCTGAATAAACCTCAAGACCTCTGGAACAAGGCCCTTTTAACATACCAGACCAACGTAGAGATgcttggccataatgcacagtgccacGTTTgttgaaaaccaaacacagcatatcagcacaaacacctcataccaactgtcaagcacggtggcAGAgcggtgatgatttgggcttgttttgcagataCAGGACCAgagaaccttgcagtcattgagccgaccatgaactcctctgttcACTTAAGTATTCtaaagtcaaatgtgaggccatctgtccgatACCTAAAGCTTGGATGAAGTTCGGTCATGCAACGGGACAATGATTTCAAGCACACCAACAAATCTGCAACAAAATGgctcaaaaagaaaagaatcaaggtgctGCAATGGCCTAGTGAAAGTGCAGATCtcaacccaattgaaatgctgttGCGGGGCTTTGAGAGAGCTGTGcgtaaacaaatgcctgcaaacctcaatgaactgaagcaatgttgtaatgaagagtgggccaaaattcctccacaacaatgtgagaAACTGATAAACTCATAGAGAACACAATTACTTCAAGTTTTTGAAGCTAAAGGTGTTTCTACAAGTTATTGAACCATAAGGTGTACTTtacacacatggcttctccattttggcttttattttgttaaataaattgtgacactgtgtaatatgtcacgtgttgttgttcatctgaggctGTATTTACCTGCTTTTAGACCTGCGAAGGAGCAGATAATTGTTATTTTGTCCCAATATTCAAAACCAAAGAATCTAATTCAAACTCTGCTCTAAAAAATTATGAAGCATCTGAGTTGGAAAGCACTGGATTTATTCTAGAGAACATATCTTCAGTTGATTTAATTGAGTTTTTGTTAAAAGCTACTAGATTTGTTTTTCACCACACCATCATTGGAGAAGTGAGATAGCTACCTCAATTATTTGCTTATGGGAAATAGCTCACAGCACATGGTGGTGGTAAACCTTATAGTTGTGTTTTTTAGCTTTGTATCAATTAAAGTTTTTACGAATGAACTATGAATTTTTAACCAAAGTATACATCAACAAACACATTCATTATGAAAATAACTATTATgaaaattaacattatttatgcaaatctttataattttataatttcacaatttgcttttaaaattataaaatatgttttatcagcaaattaatttaatttttttataaaattgtaaATTTCAGTTAATTCAGAGCCAATACATGGCATGGCTGATATTCCAGTTACTCTTTGAAAGCTTTCTAGAGCATTGATCTTTGAAGTGGAGATTTGTAGGGTGAGATTTAGAGGTTCAGAGGCCAAAATGTGATGTAAGAAGGTATTTCATCAAAGATATGTTGGTTGATAAGTAAAATACCCTCACAGCAGATATTGCTCTGTGTAATCCCGTAATGGAATtaattaaggacaatgggcggtccctaaacccattgaaaacaatggattttgagcccgtacatatacgggctttgtcattaaggggttaaaacatacatgatacagtATAAACTATAAACTGTGAAGGCATCTAATCTGTCCTCAAGGTGCTTTCTCCTATTCAAATGTTTCAATATCTACCAGACATTCTCCTTTTTCAGATTTCCTCTTGCCGTTGTGCGAAAAGCTGCTTGAGATGTAACAATATTTAACCAGATAGGAGGCATTAGTATTCCTTAAGTTTTCACCAGTATAGAGGGGGggatgcatatatttttttgccttttcatCTGCACAAGTACCAACACACCCTCCAGCACGCTGTGAACGTTACATTGTATTTCTTATGATTTTATATAGCTACATGGTAATTCCTTtggcttaaagcagccaattacTGGCAAGAAAGGTCATATGTTTGTGGCGTTTCATTGCACCCTGGGAGTCTTTATTCAATGTTTGCCAATTGTGTTCTAGAGATTGACATCCATCTATGAAGAGTTCTCCTGATTTCCTGGTTCCTGAGGCTGTATATAATTGGGTTTAGTAATGGTGTAAACATAGTATACAGAAGAGATATGGACTTTTTCATGTACACTGAATGACCACTAGTTGGCACTGTATATTTAGTGATTAGTATGCCATAGTATGTGCAGACAACAGTGAGATGAGAGCTACAGGTTGAGAAGGTTTTCTGCCTACCGGTAGAAGAGGTGATTTTAAGAATAGCGAGTGAAATCATGATGTATGTTGTGGTTATGAAGAGGAAAGGCAAAAGAACAACCGGGACAGAGAACACTACAATCTCTATTTCTAAAATGGCGGTATCAGTGCACGACATTTGGAGAAGAGGGTCAAAATCACAGAACACATGGTCAACAATATTACATCCACAGAActgataaaaatacatttgaataatataaataagactAAGCATAAAGGCAAGGATCCAAGACCAAGAAGCAAGTTGGAGTCGGAGTTTGTGGTTCATAATTTTCATGTAACGCAATGGATTGCATATGGCCAAGTAGCGATCGTAGGACATCACTGTAAGCAGGTAGCATTCAGCAATTGTAAATGAACCCACAAGGTATAATTGGTTAAGGCAACCTGAAATAGACATGGTGGCGCCATCTTGTAATAAGGCAAGAAGTAGAACCGGTGTTACATTTGTTGATAAGAAGATGTCAGATAGGGCCAGGTGgctgaggaagaaatacatgggagactGGACACTGTGAACTAACCAAAACAGACCAAAAATTAAAAGATTTACAATTACTGtcagaaaatatataacaagGAACAGAACAAAGAGGATGGTCTTAGATGCCCCAGGACCATTCATTCCAACCAGCAGGAATTCTTTTATTGTGTTATTGTTGCAGTCCATCATAAtgacatttgatttttttttttaattagcattTGGGTTAAACAAATACTCCCCAACTGTTGAAATTGTATTTGTCGCAATTTACTGTGCATCTTTTTGAGgacatatacattatttttatatgtttcaatTTAGGCAACTCAGCTACTTCCAGAGGATCTTCAGTTTCATCACATCTACaacaaaatctacaaaaaaaaacataaaacagataATTGATGGAATCAACAACAGAGGGACTTTAAGACCTTTTAATACCATTTGCTAGATCTGGTTTGATGCAGTAATATGTAGAACATGAGATGAACATGTCATGTATCAATCAGTAATTACAGAATACGTGATTTATAACGAGCCATTGTACAAGTGTAATAAAACCTTTGACACTTAAAATATTGTGTAAAGTTTCAGAGATTCTACAACTAGAAAGATATACATTTTCTTAGGGATTCAAGAGAAGACTAAAATGGTCCATGGTTTAATATCATGGTTTAATATTACGAAATAGTAGATGTCTAACGAAGTGTGCAGAGCTTGGAGAAAAGATGAGAGATGACATATGatgttaaaaagtttaaagTACAAGCAGAGATTATATTTCAAAGGAAGGGAAATGTCACAAACAAATCAGAGGTTCAGAGGCCAAAATGTGATGTAAGAAGGTATGTCATCAAAGAGATGTTGGTTGATAAGTAGAATACCCTCACAGCAGACATTGCTCTGTGTAATCCCATAttggaattaaaacatgcatgataCAGTATAAACTATAAACTGTGAAGGCATCTAATCTGTCCTCAAGGTGTATTTTCCTGCTCAAATATTTCAATATCTACCAGATATTGTCCTTTTTCAGATTTCCTCTTGCCGTTGTGTGAAAAGCTGCTTGAGATGTAATCATATTTCACCGTGTAGGAGGCATTAATATTCCTTAAGTTTCCAACAATatagatagaaagaaagaatgTCTACTGTTTTGCCTTTTCATCTGCACAAGTACCAACACACCCTCCAGCACGCTGTGAACGTTACATTGTATTTCTTCTGGTTTTATATAGCTACAAAGTCCATTCCTTGTGGGTTTCTcaaataaatcacataaaacCAATGACATGTCTGTTGTCTGGAGGGaaataattatgaaatattaattaGTCACAGAGGATGAATACTCACAGCAAGAAGTAGATTTACAGGATAAGTTGTCCTCAATTTACATTCATGTTATAATAAACTACgtactgctaaatccaaggggcCGTTACTCTATCCTAATCCTGCTTGagctttctgctgcttttgacatcGTGGACCACCCTCCTCCTCaccttcaaactcttcatgaTCTTGGTCTCCGTAACACTGCTCTTCcctggttcacttcctacctctctgaggGTACCTCCTGATACCTCTCTAGTAACACTTCCCCTTCCCCTCACAGTTgaggtaccccaaggctcagttctatgaccccttctgttctctctttacactaccTCACTTGGA includes the following:
- the LOC128491617 gene encoding olfactory receptor 11L1-like → MNENNQTKVTQIFLAGFQSFQNLNIFLFVLILTIYCVTICGNVIIILLVSYCENLHSPMYFFLRHLSISDIMLTTNIVPSMLHVILNNGATMSLAGCITQFYFFGVSECLECLLLTVMSYDRYLAICNPLRYTILMSHVTCLKLVSTSWLVSCITILIDTIPTSQLDFCGSNVIDHFFCDLAPLLDISCSDTSEVQLIVMSLCIPILIPPCIGIFVSYLYIFFTILRIPSITGRQKAFSTCSSHLSVVFIFFITLMCIYMLPTKGQSLNIGKAVSLLYTVVTPLLNPIIYSLRNKDIRQGFEKILNSKSIQH